Proteins co-encoded in one Gemmatimonadaceae bacterium genomic window:
- the ruvC gene encoding crossover junction endodeoxyribonuclease RuvC, translated as AANDAELLECGDIRTRASEPLAARLADIYEGVRELLARHSPQAMAVEDVFYARNVRTTVVLGHARGVVLLAGQQAGLPIYEYPPAEIKKSVTGSGAATKEQVQFMVTKLLRLKHAPEPADAADGVAAALACVLRAEVTRLMEAAR; from the coding sequence CGCTGCGAACGACGCCGAGCTGCTCGAGTGCGGGGACATCCGGACGCGCGCCAGCGAGCCGCTCGCGGCGCGCCTGGCCGACATCTACGAGGGGGTGCGTGAACTGCTGGCGCGCCACTCCCCACAGGCGATGGCGGTCGAGGACGTGTTCTACGCACGGAACGTCCGCACGACAGTGGTGCTGGGGCACGCCCGCGGCGTGGTGTTGCTGGCGGGACAGCAGGCCGGGCTCCCGATCTACGAGTATCCGCCGGCGGAAATCAAGAAATCCGTCACGGGAAGCGGCGCCGCCACCAAGGAACAGGTACAGTTCATGGTGACCAAGCTGCTGCGCCTCAAGCACGCGCCGGAACCGGCCGATGCGGCGGACGGCGTGGCGGCGGCGCTGGCCTGTGTGCTGCGCGCCGAGGTGACGCGACTGATGGAGGCGGCCCGATGA
- the ruvA gene encoding Holliday junction branch migration protein RuvA: MIARISGTLLAADIDRIEVMTAGGVAYALQIPLSVAESLPRPGGTVDLHTALVVREDSWTLYGFATAAERALFQRLMGTTGVGPALAMNLLSALGGDRLVRAVQENDLATLTRVPRVGKKLAERLVLELRDKLVASGEATAPGRKAAPTGPGADAVRALIALGYQASEAEKAVLATIAESGAGDTADLIRTALTRISKR; encoded by the coding sequence ATGATCGCACGCATCTCCGGCACCCTGCTCGCGGCGGACATCGACCGCATCGAGGTGATGACGGCCGGCGGCGTGGCGTACGCGCTGCAGATCCCGCTGTCGGTCGCCGAGTCGCTCCCCCGCCCCGGCGGCACCGTCGACCTGCACACGGCGCTGGTCGTGCGCGAGGACAGCTGGACGCTGTATGGCTTTGCCACGGCGGCGGAGCGCGCGCTGTTCCAGCGCCTGATGGGAACGACGGGCGTGGGTCCCGCCCTGGCGATGAACCTGCTCTCGGCGCTCGGCGGGGATCGCCTGGTGCGCGCCGTGCAGGAGAACGACCTCGCCACCCTCACGCGCGTGCCGCGGGTCGGCAAGAAGCTGGCGGAGCGGCTCGTGCTGGAACTGCGCGACAAGCTCGTGGCCAGCGGCGAGGCGACGGCGCCGGGTCGGAAGGCCGCGCCGACCGGACCGGGGGCCGACGCGGTGCGCGCGCTGATCGCGCTCGGGTATCAGGCCAGTGAAGCCGAGAAGGCCGTCCTCGCGACGATCGCCGAGAGCGGCGCCGGCGACACAGCCGACCTGATCCGCACCGCATTGACTCGCATCTCCAAACGCTGA
- the ruvB gene encoding Holliday junction branch migration DNA helicase RuvB, with protein MSRPEITTPEVLAEESVVELSLRPQRLAEFIGQAKVKDALRIYIDAARERKEPLDHALFFGPPGLGKTTLAELVARELGVNIRTTSGPALEKPGDLVGTLTNLREGDILFIDEIHRLRPIIDEFLYPAMEDYKIDIRLSEGPKAQTITMPVERFTLIGATTRLGMLTAPLRARFGIELRLNYYPADELEHIVHRTAEVMKVEIDAEGARELARRARGTPRVANRLLRRVRDYAQVRAAGIVTEAVAREALEMLDVDHFGLDEMDARLLRTIIEKFDGGPVGVQTIAAAVGEDADTIEEVYEPFLVQNGFLQRTSRGRMATALAYRHFGYTPPAQHGDAQGSLL; from the coding sequence ATGTCCCGCCCCGAAATCACCACGCCCGAAGTGCTCGCCGAGGAATCGGTCGTTGAGCTGTCGCTGCGTCCGCAGCGGCTCGCCGAGTTCATCGGCCAGGCGAAGGTGAAGGATGCGCTGCGCATTTACATCGACGCGGCGCGCGAGCGAAAGGAGCCGCTGGACCACGCGCTCTTCTTCGGTCCGCCGGGACTCGGCAAGACGACGCTGGCGGAGCTGGTGGCGCGCGAACTCGGCGTGAACATCCGCACCACGAGCGGCCCGGCGCTCGAGAAGCCGGGCGACCTCGTGGGAACGCTGACGAACCTGCGCGAAGGCGACATCCTGTTCATCGACGAGATCCACCGCCTGCGGCCGATCATCGATGAGTTCCTCTATCCGGCGATGGAGGACTACAAGATCGACATCCGCCTGAGCGAGGGACCGAAGGCGCAGACCATCACCATGCCGGTGGAGCGCTTCACGCTGATTGGAGCCACCACGCGCCTCGGCATGCTGACGGCGCCGCTGCGCGCGCGGTTCGGCATCGAGCTGCGGCTCAACTATTACCCGGCCGACGAACTGGAGCACATCGTGCACCGCACGGCCGAGGTGATGAAGGTGGAGATCGACGCCGAGGGGGCCCGGGAGCTGGCGCGGCGCGCCCGCGGTACGCCGCGCGTGGCCAACCGGCTGCTGCGCCGCGTGCGTGACTACGCGCAGGTGCGGGCGGCCGGGATCGTCACCGAGGCGGTGGCCCGCGAGGCGCTGGAGATGCTCGACGTCGACCACTTTGGCCTCGACGAGATGGATGCCCGGCTGCTGCGCACCATCATCGAGAAGTTCGACGGCGGTCCCGTGGGCGTGCAGACGATCGCCGCGGCGGTCGGCGAGGACGCCGATACGATCGAGGAGGTGTACGAGCCCTTCCTCGTGCAGAACGGGTTCCTGCAGCGCACGTCGCGCGGTCGCATGGCGACGGCGCTGGCCTACCGGCACTTCGGCTACACGCCGCCTGCGCAGCACGGCGATGCGCAGGGCTCGCTGCTGTAG
- the queA gene encoding tRNA preQ1(34) S-adenosylmethionine ribosyltransferase-isomerase QueA: MKGTRTSDYDFHLPEGRIAQTPAARRDASRLMVVHRETGAIEHRHFADLADLIPGGDVLVLNTTRVFRARLLGKRDSGAPAEILLLRRHEDGRWEAMVHPGGKLKPGRTVHIALGFDAIVEEVTERRTRIVRLVTAGGEAAMIEAHGHVPLPPYIERGDAAADVERYQTVYARQTGSVAAPTAGLHFTPELLAMLDARGVERAEVLLHVGAGTFKPVDVEELAQHVMHDEWYSVSPATVDRLNAARARGGKVWCVGTTSLRTLESVVDAQRVFHAGEGETRIFIHPPRRVLSADHLVTNFHLPRSTLLMLVAAFAGYDLTMQAYATAMAEGYRFYSYGDAMVIL; the protein is encoded by the coding sequence ATGAAAGGGACCCGCACCAGCGACTACGACTTTCACCTGCCGGAGGGGCGCATTGCCCAGACGCCGGCAGCGCGGCGCGACGCGTCGCGATTGATGGTCGTGCACCGGGAGACGGGGGCGATCGAGCATCGGCACTTTGCCGATCTCGCCGACCTGATCCCGGGCGGCGATGTGCTGGTGCTCAACACCACGCGCGTCTTCCGCGCGCGGCTGCTCGGCAAGCGCGACTCCGGCGCGCCGGCGGAGATCCTGCTGCTGCGACGGCACGAGGACGGCCGCTGGGAGGCGATGGTGCATCCCGGGGGCAAGCTCAAGCCCGGCCGCACCGTGCACATCGCCCTCGGGTTCGATGCCATCGTCGAGGAAGTGACGGAGCGCCGCACGCGCATCGTGCGTCTCGTCACGGCGGGGGGCGAGGCGGCGATGATCGAGGCCCACGGGCACGTCCCGCTGCCGCCGTACATCGAGCGTGGCGACGCGGCCGCCGACGTCGAGCGGTACCAGACCGTCTACGCGCGGCAGACCGGTTCGGTGGCGGCGCCGACGGCAGGACTGCATTTCACACCCGAATTGCTCGCCATGCTCGACGCGCGCGGCGTCGAACGCGCCGAGGTGCTGCTGCACGTCGGCGCCGGCACCTTCAAGCCGGTGGACGTCGAGGAACTCGCCCAGCACGTCATGCACGACGAGTGGTACTCCGTGTCGCCGGCGACCGTCGACCGGCTGAACGCCGCGCGCGCGCGCGGCGGCAAGGTCTGGTGCGTGGGCACGACCTCGCTGCGCACGCTCGAGAGCGTCGTGGACGCGCAGCGGGTCTTCCACGCCGGCGAGGGGGAGACGCGGATCTTCATTCATCCGCCCCGCCGGGTGCTGAGTGCCGACCACCTCGTGACGAACTTCCACCTCCCCCGCTCGACGCTGCTGATGCTCGTCGCAGCCTTTGCGGGCTACGACCTGACGATGCAGGCGTACGCCACGGCGATGGCCGAGGGGTACCGGTTCTACTCGTACGGGGATGCGATGGTCATCCTGTGA
- the tgt gene encoding tRNA guanosine(34) transglycosylase Tgt — MFSFDIQSSSGRARAGVFRTPRGVVETPVFMPVGTLATVKALDPDELRGMHAQIILANAYHLHLRPGDELVQRLGGLHRFMAWNGPILTDSGGFQVFSLASLNRVDEDGVTFRSHIDGSSRHFTPESVMHIETNLGADVVMQFDHVIPGQSELGAAKDASERSIRWLARCRAEFDRLHAAPEAPRQTLFPIVQGGIHPELRQAAARSIADLGEWDGFAIGGLSVGEAKPDMYAMLETCDAAIPADRPRYLMGVGYPEDLLEGVARGVDLFDCVAPTRMGRNAAALTPDGRVNMRRAEFRDDDRPIVEDCGCACCRRFSRAYVRHLVQADEMLGARLLSLHNVHFLIALMREARRRIVAGDFDSWSRDWLARYHSQPTRS, encoded by the coding sequence ATGTTCTCGTTCGACATCCAGTCCTCCTCCGGCCGCGCCCGCGCTGGCGTCTTCCGCACCCCCCGCGGGGTGGTGGAGACGCCGGTCTTCATGCCGGTGGGGACGCTCGCCACGGTGAAGGCGCTGGATCCGGACGAACTGCGCGGGATGCACGCCCAGATCATTCTCGCGAACGCGTACCACCTGCACCTGCGCCCCGGTGACGAGCTCGTGCAGCGACTCGGCGGCCTGCACCGGTTCATGGCGTGGAACGGTCCCATTCTCACGGACTCCGGCGGCTTCCAGGTTTTCTCGCTCGCGTCGCTGAACCGGGTGGACGAGGACGGCGTCACGTTCCGCAGCCATATCGACGGCTCGTCGCGGCACTTCACGCCGGAAAGCGTGATGCACATCGAGACGAACCTCGGCGCCGACGTGGTGATGCAGTTCGACCACGTCATTCCAGGCCAGAGCGAACTGGGCGCGGCCAAGGACGCGAGCGAGCGGTCCATCCGCTGGCTCGCGCGCTGTCGCGCCGAGTTTGACCGGTTGCATGCCGCACCCGAGGCGCCGCGCCAAACGCTGTTTCCCATCGTGCAGGGCGGCATCCATCCCGAGCTGCGGCAGGCAGCCGCGCGGTCCATCGCCGATCTGGGTGAATGGGACGGCTTCGCCATCGGCGGGCTGTCGGTGGGCGAGGCCAAACCGGACATGTACGCGATGCTCGAGACGTGTGACGCGGCGATTCCGGCCGACCGGCCGCGCTACCTGATGGGGGTCGGCTACCCCGAGGACCTGCTCGAGGGGGTGGCCCGCGGCGTCGATCTCTTCGATTGCGTGGCCCCCACCCGCATGGGGCGCAACGCCGCCGCGCTGACGCCGGACGGGCGCGTCAACATGCGGCGCGCCGAGTTCCGCGACGACGACCGGCCGATTGTCGAGGACTGCGGATGCGCCTGCTGCCGCCGCTTCTCGCGCGCCTACGTGCGCCACCTGGTCCAGGCCGACGAGATGCTGGGTGCGCGCCTGCTGTCGCTGCACAATGTACATTTCCTCATCGCGCTGATGCGCGAGGCCCGCCGCCGCATCGTCGCGGGCGACTTCGACTCGTGGAGCCGCGACTGGCTCGCACGGTACCATTCGCAACCCACCCGCTCATGA
- the yajC gene encoding preprotein translocase subunit YajC — translation MNAFVPIFAQTAAPASGGGSLMPFLFQLAAIMAIFYFLMIRPQQKQRKQLETAIMALKKGDGVVTTGGIVGEVVHIKETIDEGKPGKGMDDLVTIRTGDTKVVIQRRAVAQVFTPGGSSAA, via the coding sequence ATGAACGCCTTCGTGCCGATCTTCGCGCAGACCGCAGCTCCCGCCTCCGGCGGCGGCTCGCTGATGCCGTTCCTGTTCCAGCTCGCCGCCATCATGGCGATCTTCTACTTCCTCATGATCCGTCCGCAGCAGAAGCAGCGGAAGCAGCTGGAGACGGCCATCATGGCGCTCAAGAAGGGCGATGGCGTGGTGACCACGGGCGGCATCGTCGGCGAGGTGGTGCACATCAAGGAGACGATCGACGAGGGCAAGCCCGGCAAGGGGATGGATGATCTGGTGACCATCCGGACCGGCGACACCAAGGTCGTGATCCAGCGTCGCGCCGTCGCGCAGGTCTTCACGCCCGGAGGCTCGTCGGCCGCGTGA
- the def gene encoding peptide deformylase produces the protein MSVLPIRVLGDPVLREETAPVAEVTDEIRRLIDDMFDTMYAAQGIGLAAPQVGRTERVAVVDVEGAVYALVNPQIIAAQGPKAKAEEGCLSIPDVYGDVERPSRVTVRALDRDGQSFEVTAEALLARCFQHEIDHLHGKLFIDYLSYLKRRSALARWEEEKDRYPGCIRHLKAGAHASEHPEEEL, from the coding sequence GTGAGCGTCCTGCCCATCCGCGTGCTCGGCGATCCGGTCCTCCGCGAGGAGACCGCTCCGGTTGCCGAGGTGACCGACGAGATCCGCCGGCTGATCGACGACATGTTCGACACGATGTATGCGGCGCAGGGCATCGGCCTGGCGGCGCCGCAGGTCGGGCGCACCGAGCGCGTGGCGGTGGTGGACGTCGAGGGGGCGGTCTACGCGCTCGTGAACCCCCAGATCATCGCCGCACAGGGACCGAAGGCCAAGGCCGAAGAAGGCTGCCTGTCGATCCCGGATGTATACGGCGACGTGGAGCGTCCGTCGCGGGTGACCGTGCGCGCGCTTGACCGCGACGGCCAGTCGTTCGAGGTCACGGCCGAAGCGCTGCTGGCGCGCTGCTTTCAGCACGAGATTGACCACCTGCACGGCAAGCTGTTCATCGACTACCTCAGCTACCTCAAGCGGCGCAGCGCGCTGGCGCGGTGGGAGGAGGAGAAGGACCGGTACCCCGGCTGCATCCGGCACCTGAAGGCGGGGGCCCACGCCAGCGAGCATCCCGAAGAGGAGCTCTAG
- the fmt gene encoding methionyl-tRNA formyltransferase: MRILFWGTPDFATPPLRALIGEGFDVVGVVTQPDRPRGRSRSQLDPSPVKQVALEEGLPVLQPEKPRGADFVQSLHDLAPDLSVVVAYGHILPRDVIDLPTKGTLNIHASVLPALRGAAPIQAAIAEGYEETGVTIMRMVPALDAGPVIHTLTTPIEADETGGELTLRLSELGATALIEALALIELGEATEQGQDDARATYAKKIEREDARVHWDLPADVVARRIRAYDPKPGAWSSVRGGEVRLFGARAIEDRAGTPGEVLETDEMGMIVACGSGAVAIREVHPAGKRRMAALDWAQGRSVMVGDSWG; encoded by the coding sequence GTGCGCATCCTCTTCTGGGGGACGCCCGATTTCGCCACGCCGCCGCTTCGCGCGCTGATCGGCGAGGGATTTGACGTTGTGGGCGTGGTCACCCAGCCGGATCGGCCGCGTGGCCGGTCGCGTTCGCAGCTGGATCCGTCCCCGGTGAAGCAGGTCGCCCTTGAGGAGGGGCTCCCGGTGCTGCAGCCCGAGAAGCCGCGCGGGGCCGACTTTGTGCAGTCGCTCCATGATCTCGCCCCCGACCTCTCCGTCGTGGTGGCGTACGGGCATATCCTCCCGCGCGACGTCATCGACCTGCCGACGAAGGGGACGCTCAACATCCACGCCTCCGTCCTCCCCGCCCTGCGCGGGGCGGCGCCGATTCAGGCGGCCATCGCCGAGGGCTACGAGGAGACCGGCGTCACGATCATGCGCATGGTACCGGCGCTCGACGCGGGACCGGTGATTCACACGCTCACGACGCCCATCGAGGCCGACGAGACGGGTGGCGAGCTGACGTTACGGCTCTCCGAACTCGGCGCGACCGCGCTGATCGAGGCGCTCGCGCTCATCGAACTCGGCGAGGCCACCGAGCAGGGGCAGGATGACGCGCGGGCAACGTACGCCAAGAAGATCGAGCGCGAGGACGCGCGGGTGCACTGGGACCTGCCGGCGGACGTCGTCGCGCGGCGAATTCGCGCGTATGATCCGAAGCCCGGCGCCTGGAGCAGCGTGCGCGGCGGCGAGGTGCGGCTCTTCGGCGCCCGGGCGATCGAGGACCGCGCGGGAACGCCCGGCGAGGTGCTGGAGACGGACGAGATGGGGATGATTGTCGCGTGCGGCAGCGGCGCCGTCGCCATTCGCGAGGTGCATCCGGCGGGGAAGCGCCGGATGGCGGCGCTAGATTGGGCGCAGGGACGCTCCGTGATGGTCGGAGACAGCTGGGGCTGA
- the rsmB gene encoding 16S rRNA (cytosine(967)-C(5))-methyltransferase RsmB, protein MTHRSHTSASISTPVTDARRAAADVCADLRAGVLLGAALERRGVRLENRDRRWAQELIYGMLRRRGWIDHALISRVRGGLARLDGDLADLIRLGAYQLLEMGSVPAYAAIAQTVELAKQRHGLGASKLVNAVLRRLDRERSTLGADLPTDPVDALATEFSHPRWLVARWAERWGPEPTRALLEANNREAPVIVRPWGLVREQLEAMLETAGLHVADAPLADDAIRVVGSVNLVELPAFTQGYCFVQDPAATMVTRYAAIPAGGTVADLCSAPGGKSVELARRADLVVSADLSVVRLGRLRATKQRLELENVAPVAFDAKQPAISPVDAVLVDAPCTGTGTFRRHPDARWRLRTSDLAVTAMIQRDILRSAAQLVRPGGLLIYSTCSLEPEENEVQVDAFLAAHPAWRLEPPPAGAVPDSTLDHGFLRVLPHVHGADGAFAARLRSP, encoded by the coding sequence GTGACCCACCGCAGCCACACCTCGGCCTCGATCAGCACCCCGGTGACGGACGCGCGCCGGGCGGCCGCCGACGTATGCGCCGACCTGCGGGCGGGGGTCCTTTTGGGCGCCGCGCTCGAGCGCCGCGGGGTGCGGCTCGAGAATCGGGACCGCCGGTGGGCCCAGGAGCTCATCTATGGGATGCTGCGCCGCCGCGGCTGGATCGACCACGCGCTGATCTCGCGGGTGCGCGGCGGCCTGGCCCGGCTCGACGGCGATCTTGCCGACTTGATCCGGCTGGGCGCCTACCAGCTGCTCGAAATGGGAAGCGTCCCGGCCTACGCCGCCATCGCGCAGACGGTCGAACTGGCCAAGCAGCGTCACGGCCTGGGCGCCAGCAAGCTGGTGAACGCCGTCTTGCGCCGACTGGACCGCGAACGCTCCACGCTCGGCGCCGACCTCCCGACCGATCCGGTGGATGCCCTGGCCACGGAATTCTCGCATCCGCGGTGGCTCGTCGCCCGCTGGGCGGAACGCTGGGGGCCGGAGCCGACGCGCGCCCTGCTCGAGGCGAACAACCGCGAGGCGCCGGTGATCGTGCGCCCGTGGGGCCTGGTGCGCGAACAGCTGGAAGCGATGCTCGAGACCGCCGGCCTTCACGTGGCGGACGCCCCGCTCGCGGACGATGCCATCCGCGTGGTGGGCTCGGTCAATCTCGTGGAGCTTCCCGCCTTTACGCAGGGCTACTGCTTCGTGCAGGATCCCGCGGCCACGATGGTGACTCGCTACGCCGCGATCCCCGCCGGCGGGACCGTCGCCGACCTCTGCAGCGCCCCTGGGGGGAAGAGCGTCGAGCTGGCCCGACGCGCGGACCTCGTGGTCAGCGCCGACCTCTCGGTCGTGCGCCTCGGGCGACTCCGGGCCACCAAGCAGCGGCTTGAACTGGAGAATGTCGCGCCGGTCGCCTTCGACGCGAAGCAGCCCGCAATCAGCCCCGTGGATGCCGTGCTCGTGGACGCACCCTGCACCGGGACGGGCACGTTCCGGCGCCATCCCGATGCCCGCTGGCGGCTGCGGACGAGCGATCTCGCGGTGACCGCAATGATACAGCGCGATATCCTGCGTTCCGCCGCGCAGCTGGTGAGGCCGGGCGGACTGCTGATCTACTCCACCTGCTCCCTTGAGCCGGAAGAAAACGAGGTGCAGGTGGACGCCTTCCTCGCCGCGCACCCCGCCTGGCGGCTCGAGCCGCCTCCCGCCGGCGCCGTGCCCGACTCGACCCTCGACCACGGCTTCCTGCGCGTCCTGCCGCACGTGCACGGGGCCGATGGCGCGTTCGCCGCGCGCCTCCGGAGCCCGTAA
- the rpe gene encoding ribulose-phosphate 3-epimerase, with protein sequence MSAASVRIAPSLLSVDFARLTAQLAMIEAGGADWLHVDVMDGCFVPNLTFGAKVIETCARATKLPLDVHLMVVEPEKYFDSFAKAGAAVITIHAEAAPHLHRQVARIKELGCKAGVALNPATSLEGVREVAADLDLLLVMTVNPGFGGQAFIPGSYDKIRRARALLDAAGSRAALEVDGGIARETITACWRAGADTFVAGNAVFSAADPAAEVRALRARCAESA encoded by the coding sequence ATGAGCGCTGCCAGCGTGCGCATCGCCCCCTCGCTGCTTTCCGTCGATTTCGCCCGTCTCACCGCCCAGCTCGCGATGATCGAGGCGGGCGGCGCCGACTGGCTGCACGTGGACGTGATGGATGGCTGCTTCGTGCCCAACCTGACGTTCGGCGCCAAGGTCATCGAGACGTGCGCCCGCGCCACCAAGCTGCCGCTCGACGTGCACCTGATGGTCGTCGAGCCGGAGAAGTACTTCGACAGCTTTGCCAAGGCCGGCGCCGCCGTTATCACCATTCACGCCGAGGCCGCGCCACACCTGCACCGACAGGTCGCGCGCATCAAGGAACTCGGGTGCAAGGCCGGCGTGGCACTCAATCCCGCCACTTCGCTCGAAGGCGTGCGGGAGGTTGCCGCCGATCTCGACCTGCTGCTCGTGATGACGGTGAACCCCGGTTTCGGCGGGCAGGCGTTCATCCCCGGCTCGTACGACAAGATCCGGCGCGCCCGCGCCCTGCTCGATGCCGCCGGCAGTCGCGCCGCGCTCGAAGTGGACGGCGGCATCGCCCGCGAGACGATCACCGCCTGCTGGCGCGCCGGCGCCGACACGTTCGTCGCCGGCAACGCCGTCTTCAGCGCGGCCGACCCCGCGGCCGAAGTGCGGGCGCTGCGCGCGCGCTGCGCGGAGTCGGCGTGA
- a CDS encoding TlpA disulfide reductase family protein: MTARRQWAIVAGVVVVLAGALYAATRIFGADLFPVAPGSRAPEFHAATMVAGGPKTKNITDYRGQVVLLNMWATWCGPCKQEMPGIQALHDSLGPQGLKVVAISVDDPGFDDAIRSFVAEHRLTFEILHEGSGTIERDYQTSGIPETFVIGKDGVIRKRVIGAAQWNSEANLKLMRGLLAEEAP; encoded by the coding sequence GTGACGGCGCGCCGCCAGTGGGCGATCGTCGCCGGTGTCGTGGTGGTGCTGGCCGGTGCGCTCTACGCCGCGACGCGCATCTTCGGTGCCGACCTGTTCCCGGTGGCACCGGGCTCCAGGGCCCCGGAGTTTCACGCGGCCACCATGGTCGCCGGCGGCCCGAAAACCAAGAACATCACCGACTATCGCGGTCAGGTGGTGCTGCTCAACATGTGGGCCACGTGGTGCGGCCCGTGCAAGCAGGAGATGCCCGGCATCCAGGCTCTGCACGATTCCCTGGGACCTCAGGGACTGAAGGTCGTCGCGATCAGCGTGGATGATCCGGGCTTCGACGACGCCATCCGGAGCTTCGTGGCGGAGCACCGACTGACGTTCGAGATCCTGCACGAGGGAAGCGGCACGATCGAGCGCGATTACCAGACGAGCGGGATTCCCGAGACGTTCGTGATCGGGAAGGACGGCGTGATCCGCAAGCGCGTCATCGGCGCGGCCCAATGGAATTCCGAGGCCAACCTGAAGCTGATGCGCGGGCTCCTCGCCGAGGAAGCGCCGTAG
- the tsaD gene encoding tRNA (adenosine(37)-N6)-threonylcarbamoyltransferase complex transferase subunit TsaD, producing the protein MRVLGIESSCDETSAAVVSGSGDAVRLDSLVILSQDVHRIFGGVVPEIASRAHLTAVVPVTRQALADAGLPSTGDGLDAIAVTHAPGLVGALLVGVAYAKALATAWQVPFLGVHHMEGHLFATALDHADAVPPFTALLVSGGHTLLLDVAAWGEYRLLGSTRDDAAGEAFDKVAKLLGLPYPGGRPIEVAARDGDPTRHRFAPPMLHGGQQPGDEDYYDLSFSGLKTAVLRKVHAADAAGTLDEERPHLARGFQDALITTLAEKTARAARAFGRRRVVLGGGVACNVALQEGVRRAVAPFGGAVFAPSPRLATDNAAMIARAGHWRLARGERSDASLNAYASLPIPGLRT; encoded by the coding sequence ATGCGCGTCCTCGGCATCGAGAGCTCCTGCGACGAGACGTCGGCCGCGGTGGTGAGCGGCAGCGGCGACGCCGTGCGCCTCGACTCGCTCGTGATCCTCTCGCAGGACGTGCACCGCATCTTCGGGGGCGTCGTGCCCGAGATCGCGTCGCGGGCCCACCTCACCGCCGTCGTGCCGGTCACCCGGCAGGCGCTGGCCGATGCCGGGCTGCCGTCGACGGGCGACGGCCTGGACGCCATCGCGGTGACGCATGCACCGGGACTGGTCGGCGCGCTGCTGGTGGGCGTCGCCTACGCGAAGGCGCTGGCAACGGCGTGGCAGGTGCCGTTCCTCGGCGTGCACCACATGGAAGGACATCTCTTCGCAACCGCGCTCGATCACGCCGACGCGGTGCCGCCCTTCACCGCCCTTCTCGTAAGCGGCGGGCACACGCTGCTGCTGGATGTCGCCGCGTGGGGGGAGTACCGCTTGCTCGGCAGCACCCGCGATGACGCGGCGGGCGAGGCGTTCGACAAGGTGGCCAAGCTGCTCGGCCTGCCATATCCGGGCGGGCGGCCCATCGAGGTGGCGGCTCGCGATGGGGATCCCACGCGGCATCGATTCGCGCCGCCGATGCTGCACGGCGGACAGCAGCCGGGCGACGAGGACTACTACGACCTCTCGTTCTCGGGACTCAAGACGGCCGTGCTGCGCAAGGTGCACGCCGCCGACGCGGCCGGCACGCTCGACGAGGAGCGGCCCCACCTCGCCCGCGGATTTCAGGATGCGCTGATCACCACGCTGGCGGAAAAGACGGCACGCGCGGCGCGCGCGTTCGGCCGGCGGCGCGTGGTGCTGGGGGGCGGCGTGGCGTGCAACGTGGCGCTGCAGGAAGGCGTGCGGCGCGCGGTGGCGCCGTTTGGCGGCGCCGTCTTCGCCCCGTCGCCCCGGCTCGCCACCGACAACGCCGCGATGATCGCGCGCGCCGGCCACTGGCGGCTGGCCCGCGGCGAGCGCAGCGACGCCTCGCTCAACGCCTACGCGTCGCTCCCGATTCCCGGCCTGCGCACGTAG